The Metopolophium dirhodum isolate CAU chromosome 4, ASM1992520v1, whole genome shotgun sequence DNA window GAAACAATGCTACACCTTCGATTAAggagattatatttataatatgatagcaAAACAGCAAATCCTACGGCCAAAATGATGGAGCCAAACTGGTGATGAAGAAATGAAGgaggatattaatattattattacctttataaaatgtcatcaaaattatgtaaaatttgatggagtttaataattatattatattatataataatataatatataatattattatagtaaacggGAAacgtattatgcataatatagtgaaataaacatcgtgtgtttttttaagtctgcatttatttaatcataataatattatattgtttaattacaaCCTTTACAAGCAGTCCACCGAGATATTGAAGAAGTACCCCTGTGATGTCGTGTCGGACCACGATTATAAATTAATCGGGTTATAATGATGGAATAGCTTGGGACTTCAGGTGTGTCAGAACCGTTCAATTCGAAAACAatcgaattataaaataatataatttatacatagattataggtataaattatatgcatattggtgcatttaatttatataaataataataataacaaaaacattgtaAACACGGTACGAAACCCTAttcaggtacctatattattgtgatgcTGTCACATTTTAACGTAGTATATTGAATATTCGAGTTTAAATCgtccgatgataataataataggtacaaatattataatatgtgtacacgACAATTTATACCCATCAAACATTTACACGAACGCGATTTAGTACAGATAATACGGTGAGTATATAGAAAGaaaacattgtacctatatatatgcatCTATGAGTTGAGGTTAAAAAAACGGTCAGAAAACCAAATCATGTAATactagatcataatattattatattcaattttgcaAGGATATCTATCGTTGCGATcagaaattgattttttaataacttaacattaataatagaatatcgatttataatatttatgtaccaataaataaataccgtACGTAATTAAGTAGTAACAAGGAAAAAAGTGAAATGAGAGCTTTGAATGAGCAtatgaaaaaacataataatacttattggtGGGGGGGGGttaattatacgtttataaaatTCAGGTTTGTCatgtttttcacaatatttttaatttatagatttttttattattacctatttgtttttgtaataataataagtataaacacTTATGTAATccagttttaagtttttttttaagaagacgctacccatgcatttgttgtctctgtcttacaaacataTGACATAACAAATTTTGTTCACTAGTTTCATTAATACGcttttagttttgatattagagtgaatagctagtgaactaacctaacctaacctaacctattatcaGACTTCACGCTAAGAACAATATCTGTGCCTAGCcgattttttcgatattttaattttcgagTAAGATATGGGCATAATAAatatgacaaattaaaaatgctcacaTCTtgcttgaaattaaaatttcgaATGAAAGCCGGAGCTTAAACACCGAATATGtttatacctaaaagttttacAATAGGTCACTtcactctaatataaaaattaactgcaCACTATTGAAGCTAGTAAACGAATTTGGTATGACGTACGTGTATAAGAAGGAGACAACTTTAAATTCAtggtgaaataatattttaaccgaaaataaaaataaacgctCCTTAAAACTGTTTAGAACCCAAAGAAATTGTTtcgttaaaaacataattttaaacaaaccaAAACTGTTTTTTCcccaaaatgaaaaaataaaccattctcattcattataataagacacatacctatatacaaacagaaaaatgcattaaaacaaatttgatcGAAGGATTTCGCGGAACCGACATTAATTTAATCTACTGGCAATTGGCATAATAAGCAACTAATCTTTTATAATTCTAAGCTATACgcctatacatgtatatatagaaATGGAAGCTTAATCAACATCAACCTTAATTAATTTAGACGAAGATTATATAGCACCGATGTTTATTAACGGTACGATACgaatataaattgatattaaacgTTAAATATATCACTACCCAGGGACTGTATTTTCAGTCGGCTTCAATTTATTACTACACTATTTATTCGCGTTGTCAGCTGTTGTTCGCAGTCGGGCATGCGTTCCCGGTACGCGGCACCTCGGCCAGAGAAGTTTTTAGATGATGCTAGGGGAGGGACCAGGCGATCACACCAGGTGGTATTTTTTAACAGGAGCTTATTGATAcgaatatataattgttattaacattagaaatattaatatgataataaattatttatataattgatgaTCCGAGCGTATTTATTCTAAtcattagaaattaatttttactctaTGAACgttataaactttatttatatatattattatgtttaatcatTTCCATTTTCTAAGTGATATTTTGGGAAATACTCAACTTATTGAAtgttataatttcttatttttctgTGTTTGacttgtttttagattctgagcgaagcgatgaatgtattgattttacaatgatgtgtttttttttttttttgtgtctgtcatcacctttttttattagtattttagattctgagcgaagcgatgaatgtattgattttataatgatgtgtgttttagattctgagcgaaacgatgaatgtattgattttacaatgatgtgtgttttttttaaaaatttttcatgTCATCACCTttcaggacagtaaaagtgcttggattttcttcagcagtaacttttctgataggaaagtgaatctagttggtacttgggggtcaaaagtaaaaatgtctcaGTAGTTCTCAatagcgacgtgaaaaacaaaagaaaaattaaagaaaaacgggaatttttacgcaaaatctgtttttgagaaaatcgattttggtttttggtgcaactctaaaacaaatgaccgtaggtacatgacattttgactgaatgtttatattagtattttctatacaccataacattttccaaatattttgaactgtttacggacattttcagtttccattttttttagtttttttttctataaatatcaataaaattttatctgttgggtaaaaagcttgacaatttaatagaaggctcctaggttattgtttcaaaggtgaaaaaaattaaaaatccttagtcgcagtttttatttataagcatttaaagttcaaatattgacaaaatacggaaaaaacacgaaaattagcaaattatcttaagttgagaattcataaagatttgaaaatgtaatacaagattatccataagtttgtctacctttatcaaaaaaaaaatgtctacaagaaagtcaaattaaatttttatgagcgtttgaaattcatatttttacaacatttgatattcactcgatttctcgtgtaatgattttgttattttgttgtaattaaaaaaacgtatgactgtagatacttgaaaatttcactaaatgtttatattagcattttctatacacgataaaattttgaaaataatttgactctttttgagttgttgacggacattgtcagttttcaatttttgactGACAAAGTCgtccaatgataataatttataatttaaaaatatttcatgtatctacggttatcTTTTTTCATTTACACCAAacaatcaaaatcgattttgtcaaaaattggtaTCTTGCGTACAATTTCcgtttttactcaatttttttatttttgttttcctcgtcgctattgaaaattattgaaaattgtctacttttgacttattttgtaccaactaaattcatgGTTGCCCACTAAAAAGATACGTTTtcgttgaaaatcgaagcattatttaatttcaactaTTTGTCGtgtatacacacaaaaaaaaaatcatcacacattattgtaaaaacattgccttcatcgcttcgctcagaatctaatgatattatgtatgatacaatagtaatattattgccatcagtaattatttattattagaaaagtatatgttaatataaatattaaatacctagttAGTTAATAAAACGATCAGGTCATCTtatctcaaaatatttattgttttaataaataaatactatttctggtaaatttaagtttttaaaaagtacatCATTAAACTTACAATAAATGTTCGAATACAATTTGTGATACTTATATGTGGCTGAAgataacttacaaattattgtagTCTGCGtaagctattaaaaatattaaaaacgctCACCTGTACAATTTACCATTCTTGATATAGTTACGGCCCTCTTGTACTGACAGGACGATGTTACTATACCATAGCTACACATACCATTACCAGCTATACCATTACTACACGTCTACACCATAGCCcacaagaaaaatataatgtcaaaaagaaaaaatgtcgataggtattacaaattttttttttaaataaacgtataaatattgTGGAAAATAATGATTGACTTACTGTTGATCCAAGTTCTCTCTCTTTAAACTGTGAGTCATCTTTACCAATgtctaaagaaaaaaatgaattaaatattgttcaacCACAATTgtctgaaattaatttaaatgaatcacTAGACATAGgagatttttaaattcaaaatctcATATCAATgatttgattaaaaaacaaaattcaccGGAGACccacaaatagtaataattatccTTTATCGGCTTTATCTActcacaaaatattgaaaaaggaATTATTGCATTAAGTACGATTGCATGACTATAATATCTATGGACTCGTATTTACCagtaagtaaataatatcaaatatttataatcccccccccccccccgttaaTAATGGCTGGATCCACGCCTGCCGAAACAGGATGGGCTCGGCGGCATACAGTTCGAAAGaaactatattaatacctacctaattatatagAAACATTGCAGTTTTTagagtttaattaatattaatgtgtatACCTACGTGTATGGTGTATCGCactatagtttatttaaattagtgaGGTAGATTCTATGAATGGCatcgttatattataagaaaaacaaatgcAAAGACAACGTGACAAACTTATTTAATGTACAAAACATGTAGGTAGGCACACGTGTCGTAGGTATGCTATCTAGGAATTATatagaaattgtatttttaatgacgaaacttgtatacaatttttaaaagatCGTGAATTATTACCTAACACAAAATTGTGTACCAAATTAAATTCTGTTGGGGAACAACAATGTGGTAGTGAAATGAaagaaactttaaaaaaaacccgaaaACGTGATTTAAACGGAAATGTTagtgtaacaaaatatttacgatGTCAAAAAAAGGGTTGTCAAACATGTCAATCCAGTCATAAAGAAAATCcatttttttacatacttaCATCGAtagaaatggaaaaaataatagtgGACTAAGTTTGTGAGAAATAATTAAACTGGTGCTGGGcgaattagtataaaaatatacaaacagaACAATTTACTGGTAGAGAACATCACACAGTCTCAGATTGATATAGTGGAACAGTTTAAACATCGAGGGAAAATGGGAGGTAAAGAATACATTTCACAGATGGAAGAGTCTTTTTTCCAAGGCAAACAAAAGTACAACAGACGCAGATTACGGCTCGGTGATCATAGACCTAATGGTAATGAAAATTCCTATTCTGATTCAAGTTCTTGttccaatattttgaaaacgatTCTGGCgaagaaaatcaaaatattgaaaactaaaaCAGAAATTACGGAAATCGTGTCCAAGGACCTTGGGTGTTTGGTATGTGCTGCTtgcgtcaaaataatattttagagcacggttattttatagttgataaaaGAGATCGTGAAACATTGCTTCCCATAATTGTCCAAGAAATAAAACCTGAAACAAGAATTTATTCAGACGTATGGAGAGCTCACAGTACTCTTAAAGATCATGATTTTCTTCACCAAACAGTTTCAATCACAGCAAAAACTTTATAGATTCACATACTACACACAGGTGCTCAAACACAGACTATTGAATGCTTATGGAAACCTAGGAGCGACCAATCTTCTTGAAAAGACAGTTACAAGAAGAATGGTGGAAAtctgtcaataaaaaaaatgttttagaatgtttttacgagatataaaaaacatttttgtaaaaaactaaagaaatattatgaacaactgTTAGGTAACAAACATGCTATTAAAATGGGACAACTGCCGACCAAACAGGTTATTGAGCAAGTTAGTAACGAAGGTAAGTTTGTAGATTTGCATAGGATTTTTTGGTAGATAGCATACGACACGTGTGCGTAGATTTATGTAGATATGATTTTCTTGGTAGATAGAATATGACACGTGTGCCAAGGCCAACATACTACGTATACCTAGATAGCCGGAAATCGGAATCCTATTGCGACGACCGTTTTTCGACAAGtcattttttgtacatttatcaGTGTGCTCGTTACCGTTATTTACTTATTTCCCATGTTTCTGTGGCATATAAATTAagcataattatattgtaatttgtaatgcatagtgtataccaaaatatatcGTTGCTTGATAATTGAACGATATATTTCGGGCTAGATAAATCGAAGCCacgtaagtatatttattaattgttgtgGGTAGAAATTTATTTCCTAAATTGTTAaggttaactataatattatattcacgtattattatgtgaaacatttaaatacattttttaaattttggtacCAAATTATCATTAGAATCATTAGATTAATATCGATATGAAATGACCTATATCATAAGCCTACAGGTTATAAGTCAGCAGTCCataaattctattaaaattggtaaaaaaattaacgaacaTTCGAcatgtttaaatgtttgtaagAGACTAAAAAAGTCAAAGAAAAATAACGACCGTAAATTTGCCATCTAtagttatcattataaaatcgatttcctgctaataatagataatacaaattaaacgcAATTTTTGACTAAACCTAAAATGAGTGggtaataaacaacaataaaagaGCAGATGCAGTTTAATAGTTTTActcttgtaattaaaaaaacatatttttttagtattctgTCCttgaattttatataaatttaaaaaatataagtagagaattcgttatttttttatttaaaaaaattgacaattcTTCTATACACtttaatacagaaaaaaatgttacataattactaattaataacaataatagcatGTCAAATACGTCAAACAATTCCCATCACAATAACTTCCGCTGATCTTCaactaaaactatttaaaatgtattaaagtaatttaatttcacaagatcgtttttttcaaaatgtattacttttttaaacaagaaaaaaaaatagtaaatgttgaaaattatgttttcaacatttttagattaatattattacgcaaTAAAAAGGGCAATAAAACATCTAAAAAggtgttttttcttatttcattattattgaataaattcatgATTAAAATAGCaatctaactatataatataccggtAAACGTTTGTATTTTAGGAGGTGCGATCGGCTCTAACGGCACTTTTTTATAAGAACATACCTTTATAACCTTTATCttttataaagatattattatatattataacataataatatttttaaccctTTTATGATCCTAgcttgttttgtattattaagacTGGCcgtcttttattttaatttatttgaataaatattacctatatcacaATTTACAaagaatttgtaaataatacagATTACTTGATATGCGTACCTAATCCTCGGGAAATAGCAGGCGGAATTGATGAGTGTCTTTAACATACATgcaataatagtattgtatacctacgttataatatgttaccatGAAGactagaatatagaatattCTTATAATCTTTATGATGTTACGTAGGtattgatgttataatattgtctccTTATCAATTATGACGTTTGTCCACATTcaatttgtttgaaaattatcaaacattgaaaaaatatttataagacagAACTTTTGGAAAAACAAATGTTAAGTGTATCTATCTACTTCCTTTcagatgtatataaaaatactaactaggtaaataattaaaacagttGTTGAGTAGGTATCAAAAGAAAACTTGTACTTTATTTATTCACTATCATAAACACTTTTAGGACtctggtttttataattttgtttgtacaaTAAATACTAAGCTAAATACTAAGTTTAAATACTAagctgataatattattcaacatactgcttagatcatattattgtaggtactagTATATGACTTAAAGTCACagatttctataatattgtgtagtatATATGTCTATGTCtaaggtacaaaatattaactGGGTACAAATTGCAATCAAAAACTATTCTctaattaaaagattttttctgctcctactatatttacgtaggtatacgGTGTAGTTACTACACTGTATACTTACGTAAATATAGTCTGAGCagaaaaaatctttaaatttgaGAATAGCTTTTGATTGCAATTTGGATCCAATTGATACTTTGTAGGTCAAAAgtagaaaattacaaaataaataatacatatatatcatgtaaaatcataaatataggCGACTAGAGATACATAGATAGATGCTTAGCCACCTCccctcaaaaaatatatatgttcaaAGCCTTCCacccaatttaaaattattatttttttttaaatatttattgtattaaaaaaagatttatttacttaatatacattatatatattgtataagatatttagtattgaataaatgatttaattggaATGTCAATTTTTTTCCGTGCTTCTAAATCACAGAGTTCCATAATAACTACTGCTTGAACTACTTCTGCCCCAGTTTTCCTCAGTAGTTGAACAGCAGCTTCAAGAgtaccttaaaaatattaatgcaaaatTAGCAGGTTAGGTGGGCTACATTTATCTACttcttcaatttaaaataattcatatgtttttaaacaatgtaagaaataaataataagctaaataatttaatcacatACCTCCAGTTGCTAACAAATCATCAATGACCAGAACTCTTTTTCCTTCTTTTAAGACATCTAATTGAACTTCCAATACATCCTAAAACAAACCTTATTTTAAACCATGTATTtgcttgattaaaatataatgtataaacaaatttacttattaattaaattaaattagcaaGTAATGAAGTAAACGACAGTAAACTTTTTTAATGTTTCGATTTTTGAGGtgaattatatttagtttaataagaATAGAcatatcttattattaaaaacaacatttgatCACACAATTTACttgatttttcaataaacatataaacaaaaatgttaactaCATAGTTTGagattgataaataattcatacaataCAATGTATTGTACTAATATCTGAATATATctctatttcatttttaaatcttgtaatatttagtaaaatactTGTGATATGGTTTTTGCTGAAGAAATATTTCAATTGCAATGCAGATTAGAAAATTATGAAAGATTGAAATTaaactactattatttttaagtatacaacgtagaatttattatttgatactttaattttataggCTTGTATTTTAGAAAGGgcttatatttactatatttttttaagcatttaaattaagatgataactaaaatattatgcatactaAATGCTTATGTTACTAACAAAAGTAAAATacctagtttaatttttttctataaacatgaTAAACCCACATTATTTATAAGACAATTATTCTGAAATACATCttcataattgttaataatatcgATACCAATTAGGCATCAATTATTACatcttttagtattttattttatcaaatgaaataaaacacaGTTTAATCTATTACTTTCATAATTCACTcacaaacataaaacaaaatacaatttataattactttagcatattcCAAACTATACTCAAGTTGAGCTACTTTTCCAGGTAATTTTCCCTTCTTCCTAACTGGAACACAGGGAACATTTAAGTGCAATGCCATTAAAGTGCCCAACAAAAATCCTCGAGCTTCCAACATTGCAACACAGTCAACTTTACCAGCGATTTCAACCGCatattttttcaagatattattcaacaattgtAAACCATCAGTACTTTGGAAGACATTGAATATATCTCTGtaaatataattgcatatttcattatcaaatttaattatttaagattaactcactattaaaactataattgatttattgtcagataatacaaaatacagtaGAAAACTTtaatgatatacctatttacaaGAGCTGGCCTTTTaaccaacaattaaaaaaattgttaacattTCTAAGGTCACCTTAGAAACTTCATAGAACCcagaaataatagttttatacattctacaatattaaaatgtaaaacgatCAATACCTAGCTAATTTCTTTTTCATAGAGCTTTTTCAAAACAATGATTGTAATTGATTTTGTAGCAAAatcattaagtaaaataatgttattctaaataggtatttttatgaatcgtaatataattagtaattatttaataatttaatattaaatcaacatatagataatgttttttttttttattattatttaaaagccgCTAGTATAGACTATGATAGCTTAACAATTACATAGtaagaataaaacaatataaaattgagattaacaaaaaattaagtacttatatatactatatattaaagcCAGCCTCCTTTATAAAGGCAATTATTGTTTAGATAGCTGTTTCAGAATTAGAGTTTAAGATGGAAAAAAGATTGATGGGAATATTTAGAGACATAAGAGTGTTGAAAAGAATTAGTCTTTTAAGTCGGAGAGCAGggcagttaaataaaatatgaggaAGGTCACATATATACTCATTAGGATAAAGTGAGCAAAGTGTACAAAGTGGCGAGTCGTTTAGTCCAAGTTTAAATGAGTGACTAGGTAATAATGAATGTCCTATCCGTAAACGATTATAATGGACTATATGAGACCTTtgtaaatttaagttattaaaccaggttttttttttgatattaggCGTTGTATGTCTGTATCTCGAAGCGAACTCAGCAGGTAAGTTATGCCAATGGGAAGACTATAGGTTAGGTTGGTAGTGTTTTAAAAATGGGATAAAGTCAGAATGTGGTAGATGTGTAAGAGAGGGACAAATTAGACGGGAGGAGGATTTAGCCAAAATATCAGCAATCTCGTTACCTCGAATACCAGTGTGACTGGGAATCCAAAGGAAGTGAATCGTGTAGATTGATTGAGGTTGAAAACAAGTGATTTGTTATGAAGAACAAGAGGGATAGATAATGTTTTCTTTCTTATATTCAAGGTTGGTAGATAACAAACATTAAGCACtcaaatagattataataactACAGGAGcgacataaaatattgtaaaagtgATATCATCATTCATCgaacaaaaaattaagtaccCACCTAAACAATATTCCAGGCAGAGGGAAGTCTGGATATGACTTGATGTAACTCTGTAATGCTAGCGCATCATCTTCAATACTAGTAATCGACATTTTAATTAACTCCAGTAGAAATTCTTCAACGATCACGAACAATCCTATAAGAACCAGGGACGGAACAagtcaaaattgtaataatcaCTACACATGTTGAAATCAAAAGAAAATTACCTGGTGCTGACAGTATCCACTCAAAGTCTGCCACTAAATTAACGTTTATATTCTCGACGATCAATTTGCTAGCGTTTGTGTGGATGTTATCTTAATGGATTAAATGATGACGACACGTCATGACTCCGATAAATTGCATATCGCTCTAAAGTCCAATAAGACGCCACACTAATTGACTCGGCCTTTCagcaacatttaaaataaataaatacaagtataatacaACTCATTGGtaactgataactgataactgataagagtCCACTAGACAGTAGTTTAGTAGCATGACGTGTCAAGTCTATGTATAATAGCCACTTTTTATAACGACTTAAGATAATAAATTCTGAACAGAGCGATCAATGCCGTggtattttacaatgatgtattgataattgatgtttaattttctttttgtgtatgtactaattaatatttatacacgatttgttagaagaaaaaaaaaatttgatgttCAActccaataggtacctatattttctggtaggaaatTGAATTATATACTACAgggaattaaaaattaaaaaagtcctCATTACagtttttctaaataattggggaaaaaaattagtataaaacaGGAATTATTACTCAAAATCAGATTTGACAAAtctaagcacaattttttttatagacatttgaatttcaaatttggaCCAAGTTAGATATTTGaacaaagaaaaacaattataattatttttttgtaactttaaattcaaaaatattattcgtaaaattctttaaacttttatatacctatctgGCTATCCAGTAtccatcattatattattatattttatatacccaatgacatttttaaatcatttagattaattttaaggtattgcttatttattatttacgaacCTATTCACACTAATCTACAGGTGGTCTTGACTCAAAAGTtactattaataaatgattacctataggtaataggtaggtaggttttaTGACTGAGgctaatatttatatgtacatacatatttttactgtaactaaattatttaatttgggcAAATGATAAATTCGTTTCAAATGATGTAACAAAATGAgcaatacctaggtacttgatattacatatttttacatatttcgtcataaaacataattttacatatttctcaataattttttttcttacatatttacatcattttaataatatacgattgtaTTTGTCAACTGTATAAACTTATCGTAATTTTGTGACAACTTCGTGTTTATTTTAGTGcatgatgtataaaataataccagACATGATATATGTATCTACTTCATGGTCGTTATGgataatttatactaatttgAACTAAACCTCGGTAAGGCCTGGTAGTGGCGGACTGCACAAGAAAATATGAgtagattattaaataaaaatcccgATTTAAACTGcctaaatttaatcaaaaatatccaTTGCGAAATAAATGGGATATTATTACAGGCTGAGCTCACTCCTTTAGAAcaggggcgtatacaagggggggaGGTGGATGGGGGGGTCAGAAACTCAGAACCTCCGCCtcattagattttta harbors:
- the LOC132943425 gene encoding adenine phosphoribosyltransferase-like is translated as MSITSIEDDALALQSYIKSYPDFPLPGILFRDIFNVFQSTDGLQLLNNILKKYAVEIAGKVDCVAMLEARGFLLGTLMALHLNVPCVPVRKKGKLPGKVAQLEYSLEYAKDVLEVQLDVLKEGKRVLVIDDLLATGGTLEAAVQLLRKTGAEVVQAVVIMELCDLEARKKIDIPIKSFIQY